In one window of Streptomyces sp. NBC_01224 DNA:
- a CDS encoding cobyric acid synthase, whose amino-acid sequence MSGGLLVAGTTSDAGKSVVTAGICRWLVRRGVKVAPFKAQNMSLNSFVTREGAEIGRAQAMQAQAARVEPTALMNPVLLKPGSDRSSQVVLMGRPVGEMSARGYHGGRQEALLGTVVDCLEQLRGTYDAVICEGAGSPAEINLRRTDIVNMGIARAARFPVVVVGDIDRGGVFASFFGTTALLDAEDQSLIAGYLVNKFRGDVSLLEPGLEMLRGITGRQTYGVLPFAHGLGIDEEDGLRVSLRGAVRESVVAPPHGDDVLRVAVCAVPLMSNFTDVDALAAEPGVVVRFVDRAEELADADLVIVPGTRGTVNALAWLRERGLADALVRRGAEDRPVLGICGGFQLLGEHIEDDVESRAGHIDGLGLLPVRIRFDREKTLARPAGEALGAPVEGYEIHHGVADVSGGEPFLDGCRVGAVWGTHWHGSLESDEFRRRFLSEVARAAGRRFVPAPDTGFAALREEQLDRLGDLIEEHADTDALLRLIESGAPSGLPFIAPGAPGARA is encoded by the coding sequence ATGAGCGGCGGGCTGCTGGTCGCCGGAACCACCTCGGACGCGGGCAAGAGCGTCGTCACGGCAGGCATCTGCCGTTGGCTCGTACGCCGGGGCGTGAAGGTGGCGCCCTTCAAGGCGCAGAACATGTCGCTGAACTCGTTCGTCACCCGCGAGGGTGCCGAGATCGGGCGCGCCCAGGCCATGCAGGCCCAGGCGGCCCGGGTGGAGCCGACCGCGCTGATGAACCCGGTCCTGCTCAAACCCGGCAGCGACCGCTCCAGCCAGGTCGTCCTGATGGGCAGACCGGTGGGCGAGATGAGCGCACGCGGCTACCACGGAGGCAGGCAGGAAGCGCTTCTCGGCACGGTCGTGGACTGTCTGGAGCAGCTTCGGGGCACGTATGACGCAGTGATCTGCGAGGGGGCGGGCAGTCCGGCCGAGATCAATCTGCGGCGCACGGACATCGTGAACATGGGCATCGCGCGGGCGGCACGCTTCCCGGTGGTGGTCGTCGGCGACATCGACCGCGGTGGCGTCTTCGCCTCGTTCTTCGGTACGACGGCGCTGCTCGACGCCGAGGACCAGTCGCTGATCGCCGGCTACCTCGTCAACAAGTTCCGTGGCGACGTGTCGCTGCTGGAGCCCGGCCTGGAGATGCTGCGCGGGATCACCGGGCGGCAGACCTACGGGGTGCTGCCCTTCGCCCACGGACTCGGCATCGACGAGGAGGACGGGCTGAGGGTCTCGCTGCGCGGAGCCGTACGCGAATCGGTCGTCGCGCCGCCGCACGGCGACGACGTGCTGCGCGTCGCGGTGTGCGCCGTACCCCTGATGTCGAACTTCACCGATGTGGACGCACTGGCCGCCGAACCGGGCGTCGTCGTCCGGTTCGTGGACCGCGCCGAGGAGCTGGCCGACGCCGACCTCGTCATCGTGCCGGGCACCCGCGGCACCGTGAACGCGCTGGCCTGGCTGCGCGAGCGCGGCCTCGCCGACGCCCTGGTGCGGCGTGGAGCCGAGGACCGGCCGGTCCTCGGCATCTGCGGCGGCTTCCAGCTCCTCGGTGAACACATCGAGGACGACGTCGAGTCGAGGGCCGGGCACATCGACGGCCTCGGCCTGCTGCCCGTACGCATCCGCTTCGACCGCGAGAAAACCCTCGCCCGCCCCGCCGGCGAGGCGCTCGGCGCCCCCGTCGAGGGGTACGAGATCCACCATGGCGTCGCCGATGTAAGCGGCGGCGAACCATTCCTGGACGGCTGCCGGGTCGGCGCCGTGTGGGGCACCCACTGGCACGGCTCGCTGGAGAGCGACGAATTCCGCCGCCGCTTCCTGAGCGAGGTCGCGCGGGCCGCCGGCCGGCGCTTCGTCCCCGCCCCCGACACCGGCTTCGCCGCGCTGCGCGAGGAACAGCTCGACCGCCTCGGCGACCTCATCGAAGAACACGCGGACACCGACGCGCTGCTGCGGCTCATCGAGTCGGGTGCGCCGTCAGGACTTCCCTTCATCGCCCCCGGAGCACCTGGAGCACGCGCATGA
- the cobN gene encoding cobaltochelatase subunit CobN yields MSTVLLLSTADTDLLAARASGAPYRIGNPTRVDVHEELPALIEGSSVAVVRLLGGKRAWEDGLAVLKASGIPTVLLGGEAVPDAELMAESSVPAGVVAEALRYLVEGGPGNLVELARFLSDTVLLTGHGFAEPQKMPEWGLHGSRSFVEGRPTVGVLFYRAHQLSGNTSFVDVLCDAVEARGANALPVYCGSLRGADAGLYELLGRADALVATVLAAGGTRASDASAGGDDEAWDIGALADLNVPVLQGLCLTSTRAAWDASDAALSPMDAAMQVAIPEFDGRLITVPFSFKEEGPDDVPVYRADPERAARVAGIAVRHAVLKHKANAEKKLALVFTAYPTKHSRVGNAVGLDTPASAVRVLDALRDAGYGVDGHPDNGDELIHRLINAGGHDVEWLTEEQLAAAPARVPLADYRAWFDKLEPELRDSMLEHWGEPPGSLYVDGDDIVLASLQFGNVVVLIQPPRGFGENPIAIYHDPDMPPSHHYMATYRWLENSFGADAVVHMGKHGTMEWLPGKGLGLSSGCGPDAVLGELPLIYPFIVNDPGEGTQAKRRGHATVVDHLVPPMARADTYGDLAKLEQLLDEYALVSDLDPTKAPSVRAQIWTLVKAAELHHDLHVDEQPGDDDFDSFVMHIDGYLCEIKDVQIRDGLHILGGGPVDEARVNLVLAVLRASQVWGGTANALPGLRASIAEHFGLSEKELLAEPGAAVKVPAELTELVDGPARTGADAIDLLEKLCRRLAEGMEERGWDLAAVAGLVRDVLGFELPDAVAVLGFACEEVVPRLARTTDEIDHILRALDGGFVPAGPSGSPTRGLVNVLPTGRNFYSVDPKAIPSRLSWEVGQSLADSLIARYLADTGDYPKSVGLTVWGTSAMRTQGDDIAEILALLGCRPVWDDASRRVTGFEVVPVIELGRPRIDVTVRISGFFRDAFPHVVGLIDDAVRTVAELDEPADANYVRAHADEDTAVHGDRRRATARVFGSKPGAYGAGLLPLIDARNWRSDADLAEVYAVWGGYAYGRGLDGRAARGDMETAFRRIAVAAKNVDTREHDLVDADDYFQYHGGMVAMVRHLTGESPEAYVGDSATPDQVKTRTLGEETHRVFRARVVNPRWMAAMRRHGYKGAFEMAATVDYLFGYDATAGVVDDWMYEKLSAEYVFDETNRDFMKKSNPWALRGISERLLEAAERGLWAEPDAETLERLRATYLELEGDLEGDE; encoded by the coding sequence ATGAGCACCGTGCTGTTGCTGTCGACCGCCGACACGGACCTCCTCGCCGCCCGCGCCTCCGGCGCGCCGTACCGGATCGGCAACCCCACCCGCGTCGACGTCCACGAGGAACTCCCCGCACTGATCGAGGGTTCCTCCGTCGCCGTCGTCCGCCTTCTCGGCGGCAAGCGCGCCTGGGAGGACGGGCTGGCCGTCCTCAAGGCATCCGGCATCCCCACCGTGCTGCTGGGCGGCGAGGCCGTGCCGGACGCGGAGCTGATGGCCGAGTCGTCCGTACCCGCCGGTGTCGTCGCCGAGGCGCTGCGCTACCTCGTGGAGGGCGGCCCCGGAAACCTCGTAGAACTGGCCCGCTTCCTCTCCGACACCGTCCTGCTGACCGGCCACGGCTTCGCCGAACCGCAGAAGATGCCCGAGTGGGGCCTGCACGGCAGCCGCTCGTTCGTCGAGGGCCGCCCGACCGTCGGCGTGCTCTTCTACCGGGCGCACCAGCTGTCCGGGAACACCTCGTTCGTTGACGTCCTCTGTGACGCGGTCGAGGCCCGTGGCGCCAACGCCCTTCCCGTGTACTGCGGTTCGCTGCGCGGCGCGGACGCCGGTCTCTACGAGCTGCTCGGCAGGGCCGACGCCCTGGTCGCCACGGTGCTCGCGGCAGGCGGCACCCGTGCGTCGGACGCCTCCGCCGGGGGCGACGACGAGGCCTGGGACATCGGCGCGCTCGCCGATCTGAACGTCCCTGTGCTGCAGGGCCTGTGCCTGACCTCCACGCGCGCCGCGTGGGACGCCTCCGACGCCGCGCTCTCCCCCATGGACGCCGCGATGCAGGTCGCGATCCCCGAGTTCGACGGCCGTCTGATCACCGTCCCGTTCTCCTTCAAGGAGGAGGGTCCCGACGACGTACCGGTGTACCGCGCCGACCCGGAACGGGCCGCGCGCGTCGCCGGAATCGCGGTCCGCCACGCCGTCCTGAAGCACAAGGCGAACGCCGAGAAGAAGCTCGCCCTCGTCTTCACCGCCTACCCGACCAAGCACTCGCGCGTCGGCAACGCCGTCGGTCTGGACACGCCCGCATCGGCGGTGCGGGTCCTGGACGCCCTGCGCGACGCCGGTTACGGAGTCGACGGACACCCCGACAACGGCGACGAGCTCATCCACCGACTCATCAACGCCGGTGGCCACGACGTGGAGTGGCTGACCGAGGAGCAGCTCGCGGCAGCGCCCGCGCGTGTGCCGCTCGCCGACTACCGGGCCTGGTTCGACAAGCTGGAACCGGAGCTGCGCGACTCGATGCTGGAGCACTGGGGCGAGCCGCCGGGTTCGCTGTACGTGGACGGGGACGACATCGTCCTCGCCTCGTTGCAGTTCGGGAACGTGGTGGTGCTGATCCAGCCACCACGCGGCTTCGGCGAGAACCCGATCGCGATCTACCACGACCCGGACATGCCGCCGTCGCACCACTACATGGCGACGTACCGCTGGCTGGAAAACTCCTTCGGTGCGGACGCCGTCGTCCACATGGGCAAGCACGGCACGATGGAGTGGTTGCCGGGCAAGGGCCTCGGCCTGTCCTCCGGTTGCGGCCCCGATGCCGTGCTCGGTGAACTGCCGCTGATCTATCCGTTCATCGTCAACGACCCGGGCGAGGGCACCCAGGCCAAGCGCCGTGGGCACGCCACGGTGGTGGACCATCTGGTGCCGCCGATGGCGCGCGCCGACACCTATGGCGACCTGGCCAAGCTGGAGCAGCTGCTCGACGAGTACGCGCTGGTCAGTGATCTCGACCCGACGAAGGCCCCATCGGTGCGGGCACAGATCTGGACGCTGGTGAAGGCCGCCGAGCTGCACCACGACCTCCATGTCGACGAACAGCCCGGCGACGACGACTTCGACTCGTTCGTCATGCACATCGACGGCTACCTCTGCGAGATCAAGGACGTCCAGATCCGGGACGGCCTGCACATCCTGGGCGGCGGCCCCGTCGACGAGGCGCGGGTCAACCTGGTGCTGGCCGTGCTGCGCGCCTCCCAGGTGTGGGGCGGAACGGCGAACGCACTCCCCGGGCTGCGGGCGTCGATCGCCGAGCACTTCGGGCTCAGCGAGAAGGAGTTGCTGGCCGAGCCGGGCGCCGCGGTGAAGGTGCCGGCCGAGCTGACCGAACTGGTCGACGGCCCGGCGCGCACCGGTGCGGACGCGATCGATCTGCTGGAGAAGCTGTGCCGCCGGCTCGCGGAGGGCATGGAGGAGCGCGGCTGGGACCTCGCGGCCGTGGCGGGGCTGGTACGGGACGTCCTCGGCTTCGAACTCCCGGACGCCGTGGCCGTGTTGGGCTTCGCGTGCGAGGAGGTCGTACCGCGGCTGGCCCGGACGACGGACGAGATCGACCACATCCTGCGGGCGCTGGACGGCGGCTTCGTACCGGCCGGCCCGTCCGGATCGCCCACGCGCGGGCTCGTCAATGTCCTGCCGACGGGCCGCAACTTCTACTCCGTGGACCCGAAGGCGATTCCGTCCCGGCTGTCGTGGGAGGTCGGCCAGTCCCTCGCGGACTCCCTGATCGCCCGGTACCTCGCCGACACGGGCGACTACCCGAAGTCGGTCGGCCTGACCGTGTGGGGCACCTCCGCCATGCGTACCCAGGGCGACGACATCGCGGAGATCCTTGCGCTGCTCGGCTGCCGGCCGGTGTGGGACGACGCGTCGCGGCGGGTGACCGGGTTCGAGGTCGTGCCCGTGATCGAGCTGGGGCGCCCGCGCATCGATGTGACCGTGCGGATCTCCGGGTTCTTCCGCGACGCGTTCCCGCATGTGGTGGGGCTGATCGACGATGCGGTACGGACGGTGGCGGAGCTGGACGAGCCGGCGGACGCCAACTACGTACGGGCGCACGCCGACGAGGACACGGCGGTCCACGGCGACCGGCGCCGGGCGACGGCACGCGTCTTCGGGTCGAAGCCGGGGGCGTACGGCGCGGGATTGCTGCCGCTGATCGACGCGCGGAACTGGCGGAGCGACGCGGATCTGGCCGAGGTGTACGCGGTGTGGGGCGGTTACGCCTACGGGCGCGGGCTCGACGGGCGGGCGGCGCGCGGGGACATGGAGACGGCATTCCGGCGGATCGCGGTCGCGGCGAAGAACGTGGACACCAGGGAACACGACCTGGTGGACGCCGACGACTACTTCCAGTACCACGGCGGCATGGTGGCCATGGTGCGCCATCTGACCGGCGAGTCGCCCGAGGCGTACGTCGGCGACAGCGCCACGCCGGACCAGGTGAAGACGCGAACGCTGGGCGAGGAGACGCACCGGGTGTTCCGGGCGCGGGTGGTGAATCCGCGGTGGATGGCTG
- a CDS encoding cobalamin biosynthesis protein translates to MRADRIFAYGATAGLIGDLLLGDPRRGHPVAAFGRAAAGVERRLWRDHRGWGALHMLVCAGGAAGGAALITRAVRSHPVASVALTAAATWSVVGGTSLGREARAIGGALAAGDIESARERLPHLCGRDPYSLDGPQIARAVVESVAENTSDAVVGALVWGALAGVPGLVGFRAANTLDAMVGHKSPRHRRYGWASARLDDLAGWPGARLTALLAVAAGGRPRGAVRAWRADAAKHPSPNAGPVEASFAGALGVRLGGTLAYGGRVEHRPVLNGEAGRAVETEDIERAVRLSRRVSALALGVCVAGRLGAGLAARRIAGLRSAGLRSAGLRSAGLQVTGLQVTGLQVTGRRIAGRRRT, encoded by the coding sequence GTGCGTGCCGACCGCATTTTCGCGTACGGCGCCACGGCCGGTCTGATCGGCGATCTGCTGCTCGGTGACCCCCGCAGGGGACATCCGGTCGCCGCCTTCGGGCGGGCCGCAGCGGGCGTCGAGCGGCGTCTGTGGCGCGACCACCGCGGGTGGGGCGCGCTGCACATGCTCGTGTGCGCCGGAGGCGCCGCGGGTGGTGCGGCGCTGATCACCCGTGCCGTACGCAGCCACCCCGTCGCCTCCGTCGCGCTGACCGCGGCCGCCACCTGGTCCGTCGTCGGCGGTACGTCCCTGGGGCGTGAGGCCCGGGCGATCGGCGGCGCCCTGGCGGCCGGTGACATCGAGTCGGCCCGCGAGCGTCTGCCGCATCTGTGCGGGCGCGACCCGTACTCCCTCGACGGACCGCAGATCGCCCGCGCCGTGGTGGAGTCCGTGGCCGAGAACACCTCGGACGCCGTGGTCGGCGCCCTGGTGTGGGGTGCGCTGGCCGGTGTGCCCGGGCTCGTCGGATTCCGGGCCGCCAACACCCTCGACGCCATGGTCGGCCACAAGTCGCCCCGCCACCGGCGCTACGGCTGGGCCTCGGCCCGCCTCGACGACCTCGCGGGCTGGCCCGGTGCCCGGCTCACAGCCCTGCTCGCCGTGGCCGCCGGGGGGCGGCCGCGTGGAGCCGTACGGGCGTGGCGGGCCGACGCGGCGAAGCACCCGAGCCCCAACGCGGGCCCGGTGGAGGCCTCGTTCGCGGGTGCGCTCGGCGTACGGCTCGGCGGGACTCTCGCGTACGGCGGCCGGGTCGAACACCGCCCCGTCCTCAACGGGGAGGCGGGCCGGGCGGTGGAGACCGAGGACATCGAACGCGCGGTACGGCTGTCGCGCCGGGTGAGTGCGCTGGCCCTCGGCGTGTGTGTGGCGGGACGACTGGGTGCGGGCCTCGCCGCACGACGGATCGCAGGACTTCGGTCCGCAGGACTTCGGTCCGCAGGACTTCGGTCCGCAGGACTTCAGGTCACGGGACTTCAGGTCACGGGACTTCAGGTCACAGGACGTCGGATCGCAGGACGGAGACGGACATGA